In Phreatobacter cathodiphilus, the genomic window TCCGCGTCGAGTTCTTCCGCGATCGGGACGTCGCCTTCGAGGCCTTCAAGAGCCGCACCTACACCTTCCGCGAGGAGTTCACCTCGCGCGCCTGGGCGACGCAGTATGATTTCCCCGCCGCCAGGGACGGCCGCGTCGTCCGCCGCGAGGTTCCCGACGAGACGCCCTCGGGCGCCCAGGGCTGGTTCATCAACACAAGGCGCGAGAAATTCGCCAGCCCGAAGCTGCGCGAGGCCCTCGGCCTCGCCTTCGACTTCGAATGGACGAACAAGAACGTCATGTTCGACAGCTACAAGCGCACCCATTCCTTTTTCCAGAACTCGCCGATGATGGCGGTGGGCAAGCCTTCGGCGGAGGAGCTCGCCATCCTCGAGCCGTTCCGCGGCAAGGTGCCGGATGAGGTCTTCGACGAGCCCTACGTGCCGCCGGTGTCCAACGCCTCCGGCCAGGACCGCAACCTGCTGCGCCGGGCGACCCAGCTCCTGCGCGAGGCGGGCTTCACCCTGAAGGACAACCGCCTCCTCGATCCCGCCGGCAAGCCGATGACGGTGGAGTTCCTCGACTACGACAACTCGCTGGAGCGCCACACCCAGCCCTTCGTCGCCAACCTGAGGCGCCTCGGCATCGAGGCGACCATCCGCCGGGTCGATTCGGCCCAGTATCAGTCGCGCCTTAAGGACTACGACTTCGACCTCACCATCCGCCGCTATTCGCTCTCGCTCACCCCCGGCGAATCGCTGCGCACCTTCTTCGGCTCGGAGAGCGGCAAGCAGCCGGGCTCGCAGAACCTCGCCGGCATCGCCGATCCCGTGGTCGACGCGCTCATCCAGAAGATCCTGGCGGTGAACACCCGCCCCGAGCTGACGACGCTCTGCCTCTGCCTCGACCGCGTGCTGCGCGCGGGCCGCTACTGGGTGCCCAACTGGTACAAGGCCTCCCACTGGATCGCCTACTGGGACCAGTTCGGGTTCCCTGAGCGCAAGCCCAAATATGCCCGCGGCGTGCCGGCGACCTGGTGGTTCGATCCGGCCAAGGCGGCGAAGCTGGAGCGGACGTGACGTGACCCCCGCCCGTCCGGGCGGCGGAGTTGATCGAGGACAAGGTCTTGTCCGTGTCCTTCGTCATCATCACGGGGGTACCGTCCCCGGATGACCCTCCTGCGCATCCCGCGCATCGGCCCCGCCGGACCGGACCACCGGAGGCGCCACCATGCCGAGCCGATCCCCCCTTGCCGGAGGTTGTCGCGCCGTCCTCGCCGCCGTCCTCGCCCTGGGCCTGGCCGTGTCCGCGGCCCCTGCCACGGCCGCCAGCATCCAGCGCGGCCTGACGCTCGCCCGCACCCACTGCGCCACCTGCCACGCCATCGACCGCGTCTCGCCGAGCCCGCTGACGGCCGCTCCGCCCTTCCGCGACCTTCATCGCAGTTATGCGGTGGAGAACCTGTCGGAAGCCCTCGCCGAGGGCATCATGACCGGCCACCCCTCCATGCCGCAGTTTCGCTTCGACCAAATCGAGGACTTCATCGTCTTCCTGAAGAGCCTGGAACGGCGGCGGTGATGGGCAATCACGGGGGCGGGGAGCAGGGAAGGAAGATGGTGCTGCGAGAGAGGATTGAATTCCCCGTCCGACGCTGTATCCATAACAAAATCAGTGGTTTAAGTCACCACCTTCGTGGTGCTGTACCACAGCGTTGTCCCACGGTCTACGGTGTACCGTTGCGACGGGAATGCCGCTGCCGGACGCGCTCGGGCATCGTGAAGACGTAGATGAGGAACGCATCGGCAAACTCAATGGCTTCCGCCACTTCCGCCTTTGGCGGCTCACCTGCGTCGTGCGCGGCGTCGTTGCCAATGATGCGGATTTGGTGTGCCCAGCTTTTGACGGCCTCTGGGATGAGGTTGCCCTTTGCCATCTCGTCTATCCGGCTGGCAAGGGTGCCAGTGCTTTGAGGAAGGACCCGCTTGGTTGCTACCTCCAGAACCTTGCGGATCAGCATGCCTGCCGCATCCAACTCTCCTCGAAGTAGCGCCATCCTCGCGCCGATGTAGACCCGGCCTATGTCCTCCGGGCAGTGGTCGGGGGCCTGCGGCGTTGATGCCGCCGGATAGGACGCGCGGATTGCCCAACCGGAGTGAGTAAGGGTATCGCTGCCGTCGGCCTTCGCGGCCGATGTATTGAACCAACCTTCGGTTGCTCTTGCCTGCGGGCCCGGACGAAGCAGATGGACCGCCGGTTGGGTGCACTTGGGGCAGGTCGTGAAGGCGGCAACGCCTCCGCCCGCTTGGGCGTACGCCTTGACATGCAGCCCAATCTTCTCCGTGCCGCAGTGTCCACATGTTGTGGTTAGGACCGCCATGGGCTCCCCAGTTGAATTTTGGTAGGCTACATCCTTAGCGAGGTAGAGGCGTTTGGAAAGACAGTGCTTATGGACCCCATGGTGTTGTTGGCGCGGCTGGTGGGTAACGGGATCGACCCTATGCTGCTGATACCGGCCCTACTTCTGGGCTGGCTTGCCCGGGGATGGGGCGAGGTTGTTCTAGCGGCGTTCCTTGTTGCCGGGGCGGTCACTGGCATTCTGGCTTTGATTGTCAGCGGGACAGGCCGGCAGCTCCCATGGGTTGAAGTTGCTTTGTTGAAACTCGTCGCAGCCTTCATCTGGGCAGCAGCGGCCCGGGGTGTGAAGCATTTGGTGGGGAGAAGGCAGCCGTCCGGCCAGTAGGACGCAACAAGACAGATGCCGCGCAGACGCGCCGCATATTCGCGTCACGCCCTCTGTAACAGCCTCCGCGCCTGCTCCGCTGTCCACCTGCCGCCTCCTTTCGCAGCGGGCACACCGCGCTCGCTAAGGGCCTTGGCGATGCCCCCGAGGGACCTGACCCCGGAGGCCCGGACCATCGATGATGGGGAGGACGTCAGCCGTGCTCCTTCGGTCGCTGGCACAGGCAAATCGGTGAAGCCGATATGGTCTCAGTTCGGTTGGCAGGAAGATGGTGCTGCGAGAGAGGATTGAACTCTCGACCTCTCCCTTACCAAGGGAGTGCTCTACCACTGAGCTACCGCAGCGAGGGCACCGGAGGCGCGAAACGATGCGCGGTGCGAACGGGACGCTTCCCTGCCACAGGGTGCGGCGCGATGCAAGGGCGGGTCTGCGATTTGCCGTGCGGTGGTGACGACGGCGTTGCGCCGGGCCGCCCGTCGCGGCATCGTCGCGGCGCGGATGCGGACGGGGAGCGGCGATGGCCAGGAGCGGCGACGCGGCGGATGAAGCGGGCAGCGGCAAGGCGGGCGGCGCCCCGCCGAAGCCCAGGGATGCCCGCGCCGAGCGCCTCGCCGCCCAGCTCAAGGCCAATTTGAAGCGCCGCAAGGAGCAGGCGCGCGGCCGCGCCGCAGGCGAGGACGAAGCGGGCTGAACGGGCGGGCGGAATTCCGCCGCGCCTGCTTCCTTGTTTCGCCTCCTTTGGTCGGCTAGACGAAGGCCCCCGCCGGGCGGCAACGTGCTGAAACGCTGCCGGGCGATTCGACGACGGGCGCCAGTCGAGGCCAGCCCTCCCTCCGAGGAGTTCCGCATGGACCGCATCCGCATCACGGGCGGCCGCCCGCTTCACGGCACCATCCCGATCTCGGGCGCCAAGAACGCCGCGCTGCCGCTGATGATCGCCTCGCTCCTCACCGAGGACGAGCTGACGCTGGCCAACGTGCCGCGCCTCTCCGACGTGTCGAACCTCGCCCGCATCCTCGGCAATCACGGCGTCGA contains:
- a CDS encoding extracellular solute-binding protein, encoding MPRLTRRSVLTLAAAGAGAGLLGRRALAQAAGESHGISYFGDLKYPAGFPHFDYVNPQAPKGGTFIHTASTWSYNQNPTTFNTLNTLVLRGDAPPGLDDIFSSLMAGGGDEPDAMYGFAAEKVAISEDGLTYRFTLRDIARFHDGTPITAEDVAWSILTLKEKGHPLLRVVLRDIAGATAENAKVVAVTFAKGRSRSLPLTVAGLPILSKAWYANRDFEASTMDVPLGSAAYKVGRFEAGRFIEYERVRNWWGEKLPVSVGQNNFDVIRVEFFRDRDVAFEAFKSRTYTFREEFTSRAWATQYDFPAARDGRVVRREVPDETPSGAQGWFINTRREKFASPKLREALGLAFDFEWTNKNVMFDSYKRTHSFFQNSPMMAVGKPSAEELAILEPFRGKVPDEVFDEPYVPPVSNASGQDRNLLRRATQLLREAGFTLKDNRLLDPAGKPMTVEFLDYDNSLERHTQPFVANLRRLGIEATIRRVDSAQYQSRLKDYDFDLTIRRYSLSLTPGESLRTFFGSESGKQPGSQNLAGIADPVVDALIQKILAVNTRPELTTLCLCLDRVLRAGRYWVPNWYKASHWIAYWDQFGFPERKPKYARGVPATWWFDPAKAAKLERT
- a CDS encoding c-type cytochrome, whose amino-acid sequence is MPSRSPLAGGCRAVLAAVLALGLAVSAAPATAASIQRGLTLARTHCATCHAIDRVSPSPLTAAPPFRDLHRSYAVENLSEALAEGIMTGHPSMPQFRFDQIEDFIVFLKSLERRR
- a CDS encoding DUF4145 domain-containing protein, which translates into the protein MAVLTTTCGHCGTEKIGLHVKAYAQAGGGVAAFTTCPKCTQPAVHLLRPGPQARATEGWFNTSAAKADGSDTLTHSGWAIRASYPAASTPQAPDHCPEDIGRVYIGARMALLRGELDAAGMLIRKVLEVATKRVLPQSTGTLASRIDEMAKGNLIPEAVKSWAHQIRIIGNDAAHDAGEPPKAEVAEAIEFADAFLIYVFTMPERVRQRHSRRNGTP